A stretch of the Metopolophium dirhodum isolate CAU chromosome 8, ASM1992520v1, whole genome shotgun sequence genome encodes the following:
- the LOC132951332 gene encoding protein FAM200A-like, with protein MWILNPFLPCENHELSLLNEIQLLELSSDKLLEQSKNLNQFWISLRNEYPNLYEEAIKKLVPFATTYLCEFGFSTLTTIKTKPRNKLDVEPMMRISLTNSIEAHIDSLVKQHQDQGSH; from the coding sequence ATGTGGATTCTTAACCCGTTTTTACCCTGTGAAAATCATGaattatctttattaaatgaaatCCAACTATTAGAATTATCGTCAgataaattattagaacaatctaaaaatttaaaccaattttGGATATCTTTAAGAAATGAGTATCCTAATCTTTACGAAGAAGCAATAAAGAAATTAGTTCCTTTTGCAACAACATATTTATGTGAATTCGGATTTTCGACATTAACTACGATCAAAACCAAACCAAGAAATAAGCTTGATGTCGAACCCATGATGCGTATTTCACTTACTAACTCCATAGAAGCTCATATTGATTCATTGGTGAAGCAACATCAAGACCAAGGAAGTCATTAA